Within the Aspergillus luchuensis IFO 4308 DNA, chromosome 5, nearly complete sequence genome, the region AACTGTCTCTTGAAGCAGACTTTCTGTATGCAAGCTAACCAGATACAGAATAGTACAGAAATGTTCGGTTTTGAGAAAACAAGCAGGAAAAGTAAGCGGTAGGCATGGATTTTCCAAGTCCTTTCACCACGGTCTCACGTGAGCGGGGTAATGACTACCCGTAAAATGCCAAGGCACTCGAAGAGAGAACGGTATGCGAATTAAGGGGTCAACTTGTGATGGAATGATAACCTCCTTCTTTCATCAAACAACTCGAAACTGATGCTCAATACTGCACGTATCACCTTGCCAGACAAGATACAATGGCCTGCGTGCTAGATTCAGGGATGGATCAACCAACATTCGATCTGATTGTCCAGCTACAGCTCCAAGAGACGGACCTTTATTTCGAGTCTTCCAAAGGGAAAGCACGCGACCCTACAGATGAGGAGTTGGCCTTCCACTTGCAAAACGAGGAATGGGGAAATATCTCACAGTATCTGCAGGATAGGCGAATGGCCATGAGTTTCGCGACTGCTGTGCAAGCTGACGGACATGTTCTGGCCGAGAcccaagtcgaagaagagattgCCTCAAAAGACCGGATTCTTGCTCGCCAATTGACGGAAGATGGAAGCAATGTGCTTCCAAGTGAGCTTATGTCGGAGTCAGCGGTCCTGGATGAGGAGACCTTAGCTAAACTTCAAATCTTATATGTCAATAATATGGAAGACTACAACTTAACAGGAGACTTGGACACAGGAAAGAGTGAAGAAAATGATTGTGCTGAATCGTCTGCCCAGGCAATCCGACGAGCTGGTCACTCTTTACCACGAGCCCGACGATGTGTGGCTTGCAGGGAACTAACCGATTTCGTGAACGTGATTCGCGCTCCCTGTCGGCACGAGTATTGTCGATCCTGTTTGGCAGATCTCTTCAAGTCTTCAATGACAGACGagtctctcttccctccgcgATGTTGTCGACAACCCATAAGTTTGACCACTGCTCGCATATTCTTGGAGTTTGATTTAGTGGAGCAGTATCAGAGAAAGAAGGTTGAATACGAAACCCCGAACAGAACGTACTGCTACTCTCCCGAGTGTGGTTCATTCATTGATATGTATCATATCAGTGGAGAAGTAGCTACATGCCCTGACTGCGGGCACACGACTTGTACAAATTGCAAAGGACGAGC harbors:
- a CDS encoding BRcat and Rcat domain-containing protein (COG:O;~EggNog:ENOG410QE9I;~InterPro:IPR002867,IPR017907,IPR031127,IPR044066, IPR013083;~PFAM:PF01485;~go_function: GO:0004842 - ubiquitin-protein transferase activity [Evidence IEA];~go_process: GO:0016567 - protein ubiquitination [Evidence IEA]), whose product is MFGFEKTSRKSKRQDTMACVLDSGMDQPTFDLIVQLQLQETDLYFESSKGKARDPTDEELAFHLQNEEWGNISQYLQDRRMAMSFATAVQADGHVLAETQVEEEIASKDRILARQLTEDGSNVLPSELMSESAVLDEETLAKLQILYVNNMEDYNLTGDLDTGKSEENDCAESSAQAIRRAGHSLPRARRCVACRELTDFVNVIRAPCRHEYCRSCLADLFKSSMTDESLFPPRCCRQPISLTTARIFLEFDLVEQYQRKKVEYETPNRTYCYSPECGSFIDMYHISGEVATCPDCGHTTCTNCKGRAHTGDCPDDTSLQQLLATAQENGWQRCFSCWRVVELNYGCNHMICRCGAEFCYNCGLQWKNCQCEQWNEHRLLARAYQIIDREADQPAAAALPQDADEALVEGQLVPEAHEPQFQTQQVHSEDTIVAGEEPIAALPSPTTRTARDVLVARTMQELRDNHECGHSKWKYLRGPHRCEECFHHLREYIFECRQCRIQACNRCRRNRL